A genomic segment from Phragmites australis chromosome 6, lpPhrAust1.1, whole genome shotgun sequence encodes:
- the LOC133922996 gene encoding uncharacterized protein LOC133922996: MATQGTRSAEASDAASNYDPKTDPKRKPARSNDPGWKYAFWPTIGNRDLLQCCLCDRTVTGGITRLKEHLVGGYGDILKCAKTTPVIAHEMQAALKGKKRPLLLDDDGELQGEDDDVLDVTEESQDASRSIVHPSSGTAAKRKQSSLLKFRAPKEPNTKSVDSMIRRTPKEVVEERHSKGPSQISIQASMRTKEEREAVNLEWTRFFYECGIPFNAANSRQFEIAIEATAQYGSGYKPPTYHELREPLLEKVVKETDDLRKRHEDAWKQYGEPRKILCHPKRE; this comes from the coding sequence ATGGCTACTCAAGGGACTAGAAGTGCGGAGGCCTCGGACGCAGCatcaaattatgatccaaagactGATCCAAAGCGCAAGCCGGCAAGGTCAAATGATCCTGGATGGAAATATGCATTTTGGCCGACTATTGGTAATAGAGATCTCTTGCAGTGTTGCTTGTGTGATAGAACTGTAACTGGAGGAATTACAAGACTCAAAGAGCATCTTGTGGGTGGTTATGGAGATATTCTGAAGTGTGCCAAAACCACACCAGTTATTGCTCATGAGATGCAAGCTGCTTTGAAGGGCAAGAAGAGACCACttttgcttgatgatgatggagagctacaaggagaagatgatgatgtgCTTGATGTGACAGAGGAGTCACAAGATGCTTCTAGAAGCATTGTGCATCCTAGTTCAGGGACAGCTGCCAAAAGGAAACAATCCAGCCTTTTGAAGTTCAGAGCACCAAAAGAGCCCAACACAAAGTCAGTCGATTCAATGATTAGGAGAACTCCAAAAGAGGTTGTCGAAGAAAGACATTCGAAGGGTCCTTCTCAGATCAGTATCCAAGCAAGCATGAGgacaaaagaagaaagagaagctGTCAACTTGGAGTGGACCAGGTTCTTTTATGAGTGTGGCATACCATTCAATGCCGCAAATTCTAGGCAATTTGAGATTGCTATAGAGGCCACTGCACAATATGGTTCTGGGTAcaagcctcctacctaccatgaGCTTAGGGAGCCTTTACTCGAGAAGGTCGTTAAGGAAACAGATGATTTGAGAAAGAGGCATGAGGATGCATGGAAGCAATATGGTGAACCCAGGAAAATTCTATGCCATCCAAAAAGAGAATGA
- the LOC133921847 gene encoding uncharacterized protein LOC133921847 isoform X1 has product MEAGYCNRKKTDGICEGVCDGEHGSKSVLSMSRLKCALRAFDLRALLVLLIGVPILIFVIYVHGQKVTYFLRPIWEKPPKPFTVLPHYYHENVSMEHLCKLHGWKVRETPRRVFDAVLFSNELDILDIRWHELSPYVSEFVLLESNSTFTGIKKDLHFKENHQRFEFAESRLTYGMIGGRFVKGENPFVEESYQRVALDQLIKIAGIQDDDLLIMSDVDEIPSGHTINLLRWCDDIPEILHLQLRNYLYSFQFFLDDKSWRASVHRYRTGKTRYAHFRQTDDLLADSGWHCSFCFRNINDFIFKMKAYSHVDRIRFKYFLNPKRIQHVICQGADLFDMLPEEYTFQEIIAKLGPIPSTFSAVHLPAYLLEQIDRYRYLLPGNCMRESG; this is encoded by the exons ATGGAGGCCGGCTACTGCAACCGCAAGAAGACCGACGGCATCTGCGAGGGCGTCTGCGACGGCGAG CACGGTTCAAAGTCAGTTCTGAGCATGTCAAGGCTGAAGTGCGCACTACGGGCTTTTGATTTGAGGGCTCTCTTGGTCCTCCTGATTGGTGTGCCAATATTAATCTTCGTCATATATGTGCATGGTCAGAAGGTTACTTATTTCCTCCGACCGATCTGGGAAAAGCCCCCAAAGCCCTTCACTGTTCTTCCTCACTACTATCATGAGAATGTCTCGATGGAGCACCTCTGCAAGTTGCATGGATGGAAAGTCAGGGAGACCCCACGCCGCGTCTTTGATGCTGTGCTCTTCAGCAATGAGCTTGACATTCTTGATATCCGTTGGCATGAGCTTAGCCCATATGTGTCAGAATTTGTGCTGCTTGAATCCAACTCAACCTTCACTGGCATAAAGAAGGACCTTCACTTCAAGGAAAACCACCAACGGTTCGAGTTTGCTGAATCACGGTTGACCTATGGTATGATAGGGGGGAGGTTCGTGAAGGGAGAGAACCCATTTGTTGAAGAGTCGTATCAAAGGGTTGCCCTTGACCAGCTTATTAAAATTGCCGGCATCCAAGATGATGACCTATTGATCATGTCTGATGTTGATGAGATTCCAAGTGGGCATACAATCAACCTGTTGAGATGGTGTGATGACATTCCTGAGATACTTCATCTCCAGCTCAGGAACTATCTCTACTCATTTCAATTTTTCCTTGATGACAAGAGTTGGAGGGCTTCAGTACACAGATACCGAACTGGAAAGACAAGGTATGCACATTTCCGGCAAACAGATGACCTTCTGGCTGATTCAGGGTGGCACTGCAGCTTCTGCTTCCGCAACATAAATGATTTTATCTTCAAGATGAAAGCTTACAGCCATGTCGATCGGATTAGATTCAAGTACTTCCTAAACCCAAAAAGGATTCAGCATGTGATATGCCAAGGGGCTGATCTTTTCGACATGCTTCCTGAAGAATACACATTccaagaaatcattgccaagcTGGGGCCTATTCCGAGTACATTCTCTGCTGTTCATCTTCCAGCTTATCTGCTGGAGCAAATTGATCGGTACAGATATCTTCTTCCAGGCAACTGCATGAGAGAAAGTGGCTAG
- the LOC133921847 gene encoding uncharacterized protein LOC133921847 isoform X2 has translation MSRLKCALRAFDLRALLVLLIGVPILIFVIYVHGQKVTYFLRPIWEKPPKPFTVLPHYYHENVSMEHLCKLHGWKVRETPRRVFDAVLFSNELDILDIRWHELSPYVSEFVLLESNSTFTGIKKDLHFKENHQRFEFAESRLTYGMIGGRFVKGENPFVEESYQRVALDQLIKIAGIQDDDLLIMSDVDEIPSGHTINLLRWCDDIPEILHLQLRNYLYSFQFFLDDKSWRASVHRYRTGKTRYAHFRQTDDLLADSGWHCSFCFRNINDFIFKMKAYSHVDRIRFKYFLNPKRIQHVICQGADLFDMLPEEYTFQEIIAKLGPIPSTFSAVHLPAYLLEQIDRYRYLLPGNCMRESG, from the coding sequence ATGTCAAGGCTGAAGTGCGCACTACGGGCTTTTGATTTGAGGGCTCTCTTGGTCCTCCTGATTGGTGTGCCAATATTAATCTTCGTCATATATGTGCATGGTCAGAAGGTTACTTATTTCCTCCGACCGATCTGGGAAAAGCCCCCAAAGCCCTTCACTGTTCTTCCTCACTACTATCATGAGAATGTCTCGATGGAGCACCTCTGCAAGTTGCATGGATGGAAAGTCAGGGAGACCCCACGCCGCGTCTTTGATGCTGTGCTCTTCAGCAATGAGCTTGACATTCTTGATATCCGTTGGCATGAGCTTAGCCCATATGTGTCAGAATTTGTGCTGCTTGAATCCAACTCAACCTTCACTGGCATAAAGAAGGACCTTCACTTCAAGGAAAACCACCAACGGTTCGAGTTTGCTGAATCACGGTTGACCTATGGTATGATAGGGGGGAGGTTCGTGAAGGGAGAGAACCCATTTGTTGAAGAGTCGTATCAAAGGGTTGCCCTTGACCAGCTTATTAAAATTGCCGGCATCCAAGATGATGACCTATTGATCATGTCTGATGTTGATGAGATTCCAAGTGGGCATACAATCAACCTGTTGAGATGGTGTGATGACATTCCTGAGATACTTCATCTCCAGCTCAGGAACTATCTCTACTCATTTCAATTTTTCCTTGATGACAAGAGTTGGAGGGCTTCAGTACACAGATACCGAACTGGAAAGACAAGGTATGCACATTTCCGGCAAACAGATGACCTTCTGGCTGATTCAGGGTGGCACTGCAGCTTCTGCTTCCGCAACATAAATGATTTTATCTTCAAGATGAAAGCTTACAGCCATGTCGATCGGATTAGATTCAAGTACTTCCTAAACCCAAAAAGGATTCAGCATGTGATATGCCAAGGGGCTGATCTTTTCGACATGCTTCCTGAAGAATACACATTccaagaaatcattgccaagcTGGGGCCTATTCCGAGTACATTCTCTGCTGTTCATCTTCCAGCTTATCTGCTGGAGCAAATTGATCGGTACAGATATCTTCTTCCAGGCAACTGCATGAGAGAAAGTGGCTAG
- the LOC133921848 gene encoding NAC domain-containing protein 73-like codes for MARSWLITGRGIAKKVRYATHCANRQISELGAEARRECPNCKHDIDNSDVAIQWPGLPAGVKFDPSDLELLEHLEEKIGLGGSEPHVLIDEFIATVENVEGICYSHPENLPGMKKDGNCAHFFHRVLNAYGCGQRKRRRVISCSDHTVSDEHVRWHKTGKSKAIYDNGVKKGWKKIMVLCKTTQRGGKPERAPWVMHQYHLGEEEDEKDGELVVSKIFYQLPTKHMENSETETADEEPDAFASGIGPKTPKTNTPQLRRPNNSPFETEQNASIPQDEDEGEHTLPIVSLEDDAVNSAWCAGEHQDVGEASRAQPNLDESLLCREDPASLNDETLLPLDYPILSQCRNEMLDKDLNAFYGLPDLHNIDLGTPPDLQLSDLQFGSQESLGSWLDRI; via the exons ATGGCGAG GTCTTGGCTTATAACTGGTAGGGGAATTGCTAAGAAAGTAAGATATGCAACTCATTGCGCTAATCGGCAGATAAGTGAATTGGGTGCAGAAGCACGGAGGGAATGCCCGAACTGCAAACATGACATTGATAACAGCGAT GTTGCCATACAGTGGCCTGGGCTGCCTGCTGGTGTCAAGTTTGATCCGTCTGATTTGGAATTGCTTGAACATTTAGAAGAAAAGATTGGCCTGGGAGGTTCGGAGCCCCATGTGCTTATTGATGAATTTATTGCAACTGTAGAGAACGTTGAAGGAATCTGCTATTCACATCCTGAAAATCTTCCTG GTATGAAGAAAGATGGTAACTGTGCCCATTTCTTCCATAGAGTTCTAAATGCATATGGTTGTGGCCAGCGCAAGCGTCGAAGGGTTATCAGCTGTAGTGATCACACCGTTTCTGATGAGCATGTGAGATGGCACAAGACAGGCAAATCCAAAGCTATATATGACAATGGTGTTAAGAAAGGTTGGAAGAAGATAATGGTTCTGTGCAAAACTACGCAAAGAGGTGGAAAACCTGAAAGAGCTCCCTGGGTGATGCATCAGTATCACcttggagaagaggaagatgaaaagGATGGAGAGCTTGTTGTTTCCAAAATCTTTTACCAATTGCCGACAAAGCATATGGAAAATTCTGAAACAGAAACTGCAGATGAAGAACCTGATGCATTTGCTTCAGGGATTGGTCCAAAAACTCCAAAGACAAACACCCCACAGCTACGTCGCCCTAATAATAGTCCATTTGAAACTGAGCAGAATGCTTCCATCCCACAGGACGAG GACGAAGGAGAACATACCTTACCTATTGTTAGCCTGGAGGATGACGCCGTGAACTCTGCATGGTGTGCCGGAGAACATCAGGACGTTGGAGAGGCATCTCGGGCTCAGCCTAACTTGGACGAATCTCTGCTTTGTCGCGAGGACCCGGCTTCCTTAAACGATGAAACGTTGCTTCCCTTGGACTATCCGATTCTGTCCCAATGCAGGAATGAGATGCTTGACAAGGACCTGAATGCGTTTTATGGGTTACCTGATCTCCACAATATAGACCTTGGAACACCTCCAGATCTTCAGCTTTCT GACTTGCAGTTTGGTTCTCAGGAAAGCCTTGGCAGCTGGTTGGATCGCATCTAG